TAAAAAACGTAACTACCACCTACTCAGCCATACTTCCGTTTTATCAATAAAAAACTAAAAATTCAAACTTGTACCGCTTTCTTATCCTAATTTACATTATGACACCATTGCCTTTTCTTCAGGCAACAGCAAATAAAAATCATGCCCTAATCCTAACAAAAAGCTCTTGTCCGGTTCCTTTTAAAACAAAATTGAAAGTACTTTTGCCATTCCGCTTCTGCTAAAACTTAAGTATCTTTGAAAAAATGTTGTACACCACAGCAAAGAAACAAGTAACAATGGAAAACATTCCGATAAGACATATACCGGAGACACTCAAAGAGCCTAACCTCTCAGGTAGTTTCAGCATTAGGGCTATTGAAACTCTGTTGTCGGGCAAGGACTTGGTGCAGGAACTTCATCGGCATGATTTTTATTTGCTGTTGGCTTTGCAAAAAGGAGCCGGTTCTCATGAAATTGACTTTACGGCTTATGACATTGGCTACCATACGGTTTTCTTATTGCGTCCCGGACAAGTGCATCAGTTGCATATAAAGGCCGGAAGCACTGGCTATTTGGTACAGTTTAAAACTGATTTTTTGTATTCACATAACAGTGCGGCCCAAAATCATTTAACCAAACTAATCCAATTTTCTTTATATCAACTAAAGCCGGATGGATTTCATAAAATGGAAGTTATATTGGCTGAGGCTTTAAAAGAATATACGACTAAAGCAAAAGGATATCAGGAAGTGTTAAAAGCCAACCTTAGCATATTGCTTATCGAATTGCTGCGCCAACGACAGGATAAAGTACAGTCCACAGCAAAAGGCACTCCGTATGCACAGGAAAAACTGGAAGACTTTTTAGCCTTAGTTGAAACCAACATAACTACGTTGAAACAAGTTTCGCAGTATACTAACTTATTGCATTTGTCTTCTTATCAATTAAGCGCCATAACAAAAACGTTGCTAAACAAAACGCCTTCCGAAATTATAACCGATTATATTCTACTGGAAGCCAAACGACAATTGTTAGCCACCTCCAATCAGGTCAGTCAGATTGCCTATAACTTAGGGTACGATGACGCTTCCTATTTCATTCGCTTTTTTAAGAAACATACTTCTTTCTCCCCGGAAACGTTTAGACAAAACTCTAAATAAGTCCTATTCATCTCCATTTTTGTCCTACCGGTAAGGTTGGCTGTCGAAGTAATTTTGCCTCATAAATTATTTCAAAAAAGAAATCCGTATGAAAACAAAAATGAAACTACTGGCCTCCTTAAAGATATGGCTGGCTATTTATCCGTCAATCACACTTTTTTTATTGGTGTTTGGTAAAGCCTTAACTGCATTGCCATTATACCAACGCACATTTATACTCACGGTGGCCTTAGTCCCTTGGCTGGTATTTATTGGTGTTCCTTTTATAGATTTCATATTCCGTCAAATCAACTCCAATAAGGATAAATAATAGGGATGAAACCTGTTTCCTCAAGACGCCAATTCATCAAACAAAGTGGATTGGCACTTACCGCCGTGGTTTTACCCATTTCGTTTACAAAATCTTCAATCAATACTTTCATGAACACTACAAAATCATTTGATGTTATCATCATCGGAGGCAGTTATTCCGGATTGGCCGCAGCTATGGCTTTGGGAAGAGCCTTAAAACAGGTTTTAGTTATTGACAGTGGTCATCCCTGCAATGCCCAAACCCCTTACTCCCATAATTTCCTGACTCAGGATGGTAATACGCCAAAAGGAATTGCCTCTATTGGTAAAGAACAAGTCGCAAAATATCCTAATATCAATTTCTTTAACGGCATAGCCTCAAAAGGAACGAAAACAAAAAAAGGCTTTGACATAGAAACAGAATGGGGAGAAAAATTCCAAGCGTCCAAAATAATCTTCGCTACAGGTATAAAAGATGTTATGCCCAAAATAGCCGGTTTTGAGGCCTGCTGGGGAATATCCGTATTACATTGCCCTTATTGTCATGGCTACGAAGTTCGCGATACCGCAACAGGCATTCTTGGCAACGGCGACTATGCATTTGAATTGGCAAAAATGATTGCCAACTGGACCGGCGACTTGACTATCTACACCAATGGCCAAGCAACTTTAACAACAGAACAACTGGCCAAACTGCAAAAGCACCATATTAAAGTGGTAGAAAAGGAAATCACAAAACTAGACCATAACACCGGTCACCTGAAAGTCATAGTTTTCACCGATGGCAGTACCGTTCCTCTAAACGTCCTATATTCTCCGAGACCTTTTGTACAGCATTGTACCATTCCCGAGTCATTAGGATGCGAAATGAATGAAGATGGGTATATCAAGGTCAATGGATTTCAGGAAACCACGATTGATGGTGTTTACGCTTGCGGCGACAATACTACCCGATTGCGAGCGGTTGCCAATGCTGTGGCTATGGGAACCACTGCGGGTATGGCGGTCAGTAAAAAACTGATACTCGAACAATTTTAAAAGGGATCAAACTGTAGGATAGTAAATTACTTTAAAAATGTCCTATCCGACTTAATTTTTGTCCTACTAACAGGCCAATGCACAGAAATACCTTTGTCGAAGAAAAAATAAACAATTAAATATTAAATATCATTATTATGAAAATCATTATTGTAGGGGCTACAGGCACCATGGGAACACACTTAGTAAAAGCGTTAGAAAAGGAGCATGAAGTTATCAAAGTTGCCTCAAAAGACGGTGACATCGATGCTGACATCACTTCAACTGAATCAATCGAAAACATGTTTAAACAGGTGGGCACTTTCGACGCTTTAATTTCAACCGCCGGACCCACTTTCGTCGGACCTTGGGGCAAACTGAATGATTCAACTTTCAGACAAGGGGTCGAAGGTAAAATGATGGGGCAAATTAATTTGGTGTTAATTGGCCAAAAGTACATTAACCCTAAAGGATCTTTTACCTTAATTACCGGAGCCTTAACCCACGAGCCTCAGGTAAACTTTGCTAATGCATCAGCGGCTAATGGTGCCGTGGAAGGTTTTGTTCGTGCTGCAGCAATTGAATTGGAAAATGGCATTCGTATCAATGCGGTAAGTCCAACTGTTATTGAAGACTCACCACAATATTTCCCATACTTCCCCGGAGAAATTCCAACTACTATGAGACAATTGGAATTCATGTTCCGCAAAAGTGTATTTGGCAAAGTAACCGGTCATGTAATCAAACCTTAATCGCTCAAGCGATAGCTCCATGGGTCATTATTGCAATGGTAATGGCCTGTGGTTTTCCAATCGTTTCAATCATCATTTAAATCAAAACAATCAGCATGACAAAATATATTATTTACCTCGCCACGCTTATAGCTTCTCTGATAGCTTACAATTCAGGCGCTCAAAACAAAATCAGTTGGGTGCGCTATGACGATGACTTTACGGTCTTAAGAAAAGACAGTTTAAAAAAAGGGCTTGACCAATTAAAATATATCCCATTAGGAAAGAACCATTTCATTTCGTTTGGTGGTGAATGGCGTGAACAAGTACAACATTACAATCATCTGAACTTTGGAGATGTACCACCCACCTATTCCGATGCTACTATTTCACAGCTTTGGCATCGTCTTATGATACATACCGATATAGAACTTGGCAGTCATTTTCGGTTTTTTATGCAGCTAAGCAATACCGCACGGTTTTTTAATGACAATCCTATGGTGCCCGAAATTGAAGAGAACCAGCTAAGTTTGCACCAAGCTTTTGGCGAATTAAAATTCAACAACTGGAATTTCCGATTAGGCCATCAGGAACTGTTTTACGGCAATCATAGGCTGATAACTTTCAGGGAAGGCCCTAA
Above is a genomic segment from Flavobacterium phycosphaerae containing:
- a CDS encoding helix-turn-helix domain-containing protein gives rise to the protein MLYTTAKKQVTMENIPIRHIPETLKEPNLSGSFSIRAIETLLSGKDLVQELHRHDFYLLLALQKGAGSHEIDFTAYDIGYHTVFLLRPGQVHQLHIKAGSTGYLVQFKTDFLYSHNSAAQNHLTKLIQFSLYQLKPDGFHKMEVILAEALKEYTTKAKGYQEVLKANLSILLIELLRQRQDKVQSTAKGTPYAQEKLEDFLALVETNITTLKQVSQYTNLLHLSSYQLSAITKTLLNKTPSEIITDYILLEAKRQLLATSNQVSQIAYNLGYDDASYFIRFFKKHTSFSPETFRQNSK
- a CDS encoding NAD(P)/FAD-dependent oxidoreductase, which translates into the protein MKPVSSRRQFIKQSGLALTAVVLPISFTKSSINTFMNTTKSFDVIIIGGSYSGLAAAMALGRALKQVLVIDSGHPCNAQTPYSHNFLTQDGNTPKGIASIGKEQVAKYPNINFFNGIASKGTKTKKGFDIETEWGEKFQASKIIFATGIKDVMPKIAGFEACWGISVLHCPYCHGYEVRDTATGILGNGDYAFELAKMIANWTGDLTIYTNGQATLTTEQLAKLQKHHIKVVEKEITKLDHNTGHLKVIVFTDGSTVPLNVLYSPRPFVQHCTIPESLGCEMNEDGYIKVNGFQETTIDGVYACGDNTTRLRAVANAVAMGTTAGMAVSKKLILEQF
- a CDS encoding short chain dehydrogenase, translating into MKIIIVGATGTMGTHLVKALEKEHEVIKVASKDGDIDADITSTESIENMFKQVGTFDALISTAGPTFVGPWGKLNDSTFRQGVEGKMMGQINLVLIGQKYINPKGSFTLITGALTHEPQVNFANASAANGAVEGFVRAAAIELENGIRINAVSPTVIEDSPQYFPYFPGEIPTTMRQLEFMFRKSVFGKVTGHVIKP